The Pan troglodytes isolate AG18354 chromosome 1, NHGRI_mPanTro3-v2.0_pri, whole genome shotgun sequence genome includes a region encoding these proteins:
- the LOC129135337 gene encoding PRAME family member 15-like, with translation MKMSIQTPPRLLELAGRSLLRDQALAMSTLEELPTELFPPLFMEAFSRRRCEALKLMVQAWPFRRLPLRPLIKMPCLEAFQAVLDGLDALLIQGVRPRRCKLQVLDLQDVCENFWMVWSEAMAHGCFLNAKRSKKPVQNCPRMRGQQPLTVFIELWLKNRTLDEYLTYLLLWVKQRKDLLHLCCKKLKILGMPFCNIRSILKMVNLDCIQEVEVNCKWVLPILTQFTPYLGHMRNLQKLVLSHMDVSRYVSPEQKKEIVTQFTTQFLKLRCLQKLYMNSVSFLEGHLDQLLSCLKTSLKVLTITNCVLLESDLKHLSQCPSISQLKTLDLSGIRLTNYSLVPLQILLEKVAATLEYLDLDDCGIIDSQVNAILPALSRCFELNTFSFCGNPISMATLENLLSHTIILKNLCVELYPAPRESYGADGTLCWSRFAQIRAELMKRVRDLRHPKRILFCTDYCPDCGNRSFYDLEADQCCC, from the exons ATGAAGATGAGCATCCAGACTCCACCCAGACTCCTGGAGCTTGCGGGGCGGAGCCTGCTGAGGGACCAAGCCTTAGCCATGTCCACCCTGGAGGAGCTGCCCACGGAACTTTTCCCCCCACTGTTCATGGAGGCCTTCAGCAGGAGACGCTGTGAGGCCCTGAAGctgatggtgcaggcctggcccTTCCGCCGCCTCCCTCTGAGGCCTCTGATAAAGATGCCTTGTCTGGAGGCCTTCCAAGCTGTGCTTGATGGGCTTGATGCACTGCTTATCCAAGGGGTTCGTCCCAG GAGGTGCAAACttcaagtgctggatttacaggatGTCTGTGAGAACTTCTGGATGGTTTGGTCTGAAGCTATGGCCCATGGGTGCTTCCTCAATGCCAAGAGGAGCAAAAAACCAGTGCAGAACTGTCCAAGGATGAGAGGACAGCAGCCCTTGACTGTGTTCATAGAACTTTGGCTCAAGAACAGGACTCTGGATGAATACCTCACCTACCTCCTTCTATGGGtcaagcagaggaaagatttACTACACCTGTGCTGTAAGAAGCTGAAAATTTTGGGAATGCCCTTCTGCAATATCAGAAGCATCCTGAAAATGGTGAACCTAGACTgtatccaggaggtggaagtgaaTTGCAAGTGGGTACTGCCCATCCTGACACAGTTTACCCCATACCTGGGCCACATGAGGAATCTTCAGAAGCTCGTTCTCTCCCACATGGATGTCTCTCGCTACGTTTCCCCAGAGCAGAAGAAGGAGATTGTTACCCAGTTCACCACTCAGTTCCTCAAGCTGCGCTGCCTCCAAAAGCTTTATATGAACTCTGTTTCTTTCCTCGAAGGCCACCTGGACCAGCTGCTCAG CTGTCTGAAGACCTCGTTAAAGGTCCTCACAATAACTAACTGTGTGCTTTTGGAATCAGACTTGAAGCATCTATCCCAGTGCCCGAGTATCAGTCAACTAAAGACCCTGGACCTGAGTGGCATCAGACTGACCAATTACAGTCTTGTGCCTCTCCAAATTCTCCTAGAAAAAGTTGCAGCCACCCTTGAGTACCTGGATTTAGATGACTGTGGCATCATAGACTCCCAAGTCAACGCCATCCTGCCTGCCCTGAGCCGCTGCTTTGAGCTCAACACCTTCAGCTTCTGTGGAAATCCCATCTCCATGGCCACCCTGGAGAACCTGCTGAGCCACACAATCATACTCAAAAACTTATGCGTGGAGCTGTATCCTGCCCCGCGGGAGAGTTATGGTGCTGATGGTACTCTCTGCTGGAGCAGATTTGCTCAAATTAGGGCTGAGCTGATGAAGAGAGTGAGGGACTTAAGGCACCCCAAGAGGATCTTGTTCTGTACTGACTACTGCCCTGACTGTGGCAACAGGTCATTTTATGACCTGGAGGCAGATCAATGCTGCTGTTGA